The region gCTAATGTATATCGTTATGTTGCGTGCCACATGTCGATCAAAAAATAATATCGCCACTTGATAACGTGCTTTTATTTAAACGCAGTCACACGCAGAGTTTAAGGGGTGGTTTCCATTGATTATTGAGAGGGTTGCGGTGTGGCTTCTATTGTTTAAAACGCCCGCTGTATTAACACACCAGACTGCCCATGTCAAGGTTTTTGAATTtaaacagtatgaaaaaaatgtgcattatatgcattttaataatagaTATTTGCGTAACAGACTATGTTTTATTGCATCGTGGCGTAGGCTACTGCAGACAGGGTTACAGGTTTTGAAAATAACATGTTGCaggaacacattttaaactgcCTTAATAActaactaacaaaaaacaaaaacgtataaaaaaacataaacaagaaatgtaaaaaataacataaacatttacacatttagaCATTTGTAATTTTTTCAACAAAAGAGGACTAAAGATACCGAAATGTACATACTATACTAAGgaaatgcaacacacacacacacacacacatacagatatatatatatatatatatatatatacacacacacacacacacacatttttaataatttattgtcaggtttaaaaatgtctccgtttttgttttatttcttttaccagACCTAACATATTCTATCAAGAGGATGTCTGTATCTGTGATAATAAAATGGGGCGGACAAGAGTACTCGATAACTACACTGTCAGATGAAGACACAGTGCTGGACCTTAAGCAGTCTATAAAAACCCTAACAGGAGTTCTTCCTGTCAGACAAAAATTACTGGGGCTTAAAGTCAAAGGTAAGAAGCATATAATTAAACTGCTTTCAAGGTGCTGACTAATATAGGTACTAGCAGATAGGTATGAAAACATATCTGTTTATTTACTGGCATTACTACTAAAAGATAATTGATGGCTGTATTCTGTGAAAATCTATTTCAATCCATATTGCTGCATCCTatgttaatgattattttgtatcCCTAGGCTATGTGTGCACATTTTTACAGTAGCTGCCTCTTAGACATGAACATAGGCACGACATACATGTAAAATACtgatgcagtaataataatagtaaagtgTGCTTGCCTGTGTTGAATATTTCTGCTGTTTCAGGTAAACCTGCAGAAGATGATCTTAAACTGGGCACACTTAAGTTGAAACCAAATACAAAGATCATGATGATGGGTAGCAGAGAGGAGAGCTTGGTAATTGTTTGCAAACTTTTATTCAAGATTTTAAATGACGCTGGCATTTGTTAATGTGGTGTCTAGGCTAGATCTCAGGTATGCATGTATTCTGTATTTCAGGCCTGGCACTTGTATGATTTGAAAGTACAAAATAAGtcattgttgttttgtaaatagcatgttAGCAACCAAGTTGCATAGCTGAATGCAATCTGAAACAATAACATCCAACAGTAAAAACAGGTTTCATATGTGTGAATAGTTTGGTTGTTAGCAACTGGCTAAACAAAGTTTGTAAGGTGTATAACAGAAAGACCAAAGGCTGCTTTGCGGCCACTGTCTGCTGTGAGCTGCAGATTGTTCAGGACCTTGGGGATGAAGCTGCTTTTTTGTTATCATTCATTGTGAGAGAAAAGGCTGAAACATGGTGGGTTTTATCCAAGAGTCCCTTAAAAACACAAGTTCTGCATATGCATGCTGTTGAGTCTGCTTTAAAACTACTTCTTGCATTAAAACACTTATTTCAGGatttgcctcttttttttttttttttttttttttgtaatccttaaGGAAGATGTTCTGGCTCCTCCACCTGAAAACGAAGATGTCGTCAATGATTTTGATATAGAAGAGGAAGTTATAGAAGTAGAAAACAGGTTTGTTTGAAATTAGCAccatgtctgatttttttttttttccagtggacTGGAAAATGACTTTCTACAAACACAGGTTCAGTAATGTAGGGTGTTTATTTTCTTAGTCATGCTATTAACAAAATATATCCACAAATGATACCCCTTTGTTGTTCTTTACAAATTCTTGCTGACTTCATTTTTGCTTTTTAGAGAAGAAAACCTGGCAAAAATAGCCCGCAGAGTTAAAGAATATAAGGTGGAGGTTTTAAACCCACCTCGAGAGGGCAAAAACCTGCTTGTATTAGATGTGGACTACACCCTGTTTGGTAAGTATTCTTAGTCATGCACATCTGTATTTACACTTAGTGTAAACTTGCCATTTAAATGGAACATATTAAATTAAGTAGTCTATTGCTCACATGTTACACAATGCAGTTTGCAGACTACTTCAAGAAATTACTTTTGAAGAGTTTCTTTCTCCTCATTTTTTCCAGACCACAAATCTTGTGCGGAGACTGGGTTAGAGTTAATGAGACCGTATCTTCAAGAGTTTCTCACGTCCGCGTATGAAGACTATGATATTGTTATCTGGTGtaagtcagtttaaaaaaaaaaaaaaaaaaaaaaaaaacactccttaaaTGTTCTACCGTACCCTATACAGGTTAATAAAGTAATGTGACCTGatgtttattgtttcattttatagCTGCTACCAGCATGAAGTGGATTGAGGCTAAAATGAAAGTAAGTTTTCAGTCATTGGATTTAATTATCTAATTGAATGAGAACCTTTGAGTTTTTTGTTAATACCCACATAAAAAAGACCCACACTCTAGAaggctttaatatatatataaaaaaaaaaactagtttttaGAGTTGTTATCTAACTTGCCAACATTTCAATCTTTCTTTTAATGATATCGTATTTCCATGTCATACAAAATAGTGCTTggtttatttattgcaaaaacacatttgctgTGTTGTGTGCATGCAGTAGATGGCATGCTGTGCCTGTCTCAGTTGTTTTGGCAGCAGTATATTGAGATcagtttaaatatacatattctaAAATCTGTGTATTGTCTTTCAGGAGCTGGGAGTGACAAACAACCCAAACTACAAGATAACCTTCATGCTAGACAGTGCTGCTATGATCACTGTGCATACCCCTAAAAGAGGTGTGGTGGAGGTGAGTACCATTTACAGGACACTGTTTAAAACGCAAGCTATTGCCGTCACATTTCCATCAGGTAACCCAATCTCTATACAGCGAGTTTGTCCACACCTAGCAATACATTACAATTTACTGTATTGTTTGAAATATCTCCTGACATTTCACAACATTTTCACTACTTTTAAATTGCTGCCAATTATACACTACCAATTGCTGTAAAATAAGTAGGTGAAAAGATTGCTCAGTGTTGCATTATTCTTTAGGTTAAGCCTCTGGGTGTAATATGGGGCAAGTATGCAGAGTTCTATAACAAGAAAAATACTATCATGTTTGATGATATTGGAAGGAACTTTCTGATGAATCCACAGAATGGACTAAAGGTAAGAGCTCTAGCAGTCAAACCAACTCCATGTGTATTACCCTTTTTATATCGGTATATCTTTCTTTTCTAAGAAGTCATGAACTAGAAAGTAAGGGAGTGTTTGAGTGCTTTTTATGTTCTCTGTTTCGTAACTATCAGTCTGTTTTGCTCTGAAGCTGacatttaatttgattaaaaatgtattcaattctGTTCCTTCCGTATATTTAATAAGTATGCAACTAAAAACTAATTCGttttctgtcatttatttttgtagagTTGGACATTAGGGGAACTGCAGTTTTATTTAACGTGCAACAAAATATATGACCATTATTTAAAAAGGCcaatttctcatttttaattgcAGTAAAAGTAATCCGCGCTCAGATTTCAAGTGTGTTCTTTTTCCCTTCTAGATTAAACCCTTTATGAAAGCACATTTAAACCGTGAAAAAGACAAGGAGCTTCTCAAGCTATCCCAGTATCTCAAAGAAATTGCAAAGCTTGAGGACTTCTCAGAGCTCAACCACAAGCACTGGGAGAGGTGAGGAGGCATTCCATCTATTGTAACACTAGTCTATCTAACTAAAGATTTTCTCTTGTGATAGAACTGCATTGCAAGGGTTAGTCAGTGCCAGcaattcaaatgtttttacaccaaaaacaCATGGTCAGAGTTTGCAACATAACTGACCTAGTGATGGCAGGATCGTTTTAACTGTAAGATAGATTTCAATATCACTTGGACTGAGTTATTATTGATTTCATTCACAGGTATCTTTCAAAGAAGCAAAGCCAATAGAACTTATCAGAGATGACCCTTTTGTGGACCATTACTTACAGGGAGTAGTGCTGGACACTGAAAAAAATGCCCAGAAAAAGAATGCCCAGGGATTCCCTGCATTCTCTTCTGCTGTACACGAATACAAGCAGGAACACATGTTTTATCACAGACACAGATCCTGAAGGATTTTCTGCCTATATGTTTTTCATTACTCTGGACAATATCAGCAATGTCACACAAACTTGCCTGTATATTTGAGTTACAGGTAACCAAATATATTTACATCCCAATACATTGATATTGTTACCAGTGTAAAGACATCATTATGTGCCCAAAGGAAATCCCCCCagccagagacacacacacacatgtgctggagtacttaaaatacagtaatatggTATAAAGTTGTCAATTATACAGACTTTAAATAGAAATTTATCTCAATGGCTTTATTGGTAATCAAAAAATGTGTTACCCTGACAAGTCTGCAGAAATTTTCTACTAGTAATTGTTGCCAGTTGATGATACAGTTTGAATTGCCAGTACCtttttttcaaaggtaaacacTTCCTATTGTTGgtacattttgacttttttttttttttttaaaccaattgttattgttgttatacTGTTATCATTTTGCAAGTGGAATTCACCCAGTAAGGCCATCAGAATTGATAGCCAATTTTACTCGTACTTTGGGTAGATATTTATCCGTAAAGAGTTGAAACAATAAGCTGTAAAGGGTTGGTAATCCTGACTGAGTTTAGAATATGGAGTTCtgttaaaatacacttttttgaATCAGTAAGATGGCGGATCAGGGTTGTGTAATTTAAAGATGGGAGATTGTTTGTGTCTCGTTCAGATTTCATTTGTTATTGGTTTACAAAAAgccctttttatgtttttttgttttttgtagccaAGTttgagtttattaaaataatagtaTTTTGTCTATTTTTGTAAGACCACACAGTGGATTCCAGCAGATTTGTGGTCaagaattaaattattaaaacatatttgcaAAAGAACCCCTGGAACCTAGGGATGTCTGGGTTTTTGCCTTAGAAAGAGGCTCCGGTATCCAGCATCCTGTCTGTATTTACTGCCCCCATCTCCTCACCTCAGTATATACCTTGATACCACACCTCATGATGGATCATTGACTCTCCACTCAAGATAATTTCTGTCAGTACTGTAACCTGCCCAAACACATCCTACCTAGGCTGGAAAGACACACGGGCTGTTGATAAagcagttatggccaaaagttttgcatcaccctaggaGAGatatatgtgaacataatttaggtgttttatttaacattatgtaatcaaagagactacaaaatgatatagcaaaagtaccggaagccataatagtagtacagtatttcatatcggattttgaaatgtcacgtttttatatttttgccagtatatggaaaactacaatgtggtatgtgattcaatatgttaacgtaacattgttcagcaggtttaattAGATAcatttctatagggtgatgcaaagcgtTTGACCTTAGCTGTGCATATGCATCTACTGGCCTGCTTGTGCATTATGTATATGGCTCCATATGTCTGGTATAAATGTCCGGTATTTGGCTAATCCTGTTAGCTGGGATGctgaactgtactgtatgttctttTGGTGTAATTAAGTGATTTACATGAGCATCCTTCATCTGTAATGTTAAACATTCAATCACAATATCTAAATATCCTTTAACGAAACATCTTAGAacagtagacaaaaaaaaacattgtaattggACTAaggtgttttgcttgtttgtttttaatgtcacCAAAGCTGCAGTTTCCCTTTAAACATATCTTTCATGCTGTAGGTTTTTgttgatatgtatatatatgtgtgtgtgtgtgtgtgtgttagtgtttagCATATGTCTAACATGAAAGATTTCCAAGAGTTGCTAATCTTGGATATGCCATATGCTTATATGAAGAATTGTTCATTTGCAGCGCACTGTGACTGATTATTGCCCAGGCGTGTCTCTGTGTTGTTTTGCGTTATCTGCTGTCTGATGTGTTCAGATTCCTAAAGGGAACAGATGGTtggtgtaaataataaatgagcCTTTTTAAGTAAAATGTCTTGTGTTGCATTATTGAATAACAACGCTCACAATTGTGAGGTTCAGCTCTCTCGCAACCAAGAAATAGTATGAAAGCAGAGATGTTTTTAAcaaaagtagatttaaaaaaaataaaataaacgcaTCAGTACAATTTTATTGTACCTGGCAGTTAAGGCTACCTTTATTAGTTCTCTGTAGTAGTTCATGATTGCTAATGACTGATatagtgaaaaaaatacatcattttctAAATTTGCAGCTCTTCATTTCAAACTGTAGACTGATTTGATATgttgacattattttaaatagttttgctaTTCTGTTATTAGTCTTTTACTCTTTTGAGGCACCTTAAATGCCCAAgagcattttgaaaacagctgtaCATTGATGCTCAGGCATCCAGAAGTTTGTTTTGTGCATCATCTTATCTATCAGCCCACCATATAGATTTTTAACAGCAAACA is a window of Polyodon spathula isolate WHYD16114869_AA chromosome 12, ASM1765450v1, whole genome shotgun sequence DNA encoding:
- the LOC121324094 gene encoding ubiquitin-like domain-containing CTD phosphatase 1, whose amino-acid sequence is MSVSVIIKWGGQEYSITTLSDEDTVLDLKQSIKTLTGVLPVRQKLLGLKVKGKPAEDDLKLGTLKLKPNTKIMMMGSREESLEDVLAPPPENEDVVNDFDIEEEVIEVENREENLAKIARRVKEYKVEVLNPPREGKNLLVLDVDYTLFDHKSCAETGLELMRPYLQEFLTSAYEDYDIVIWSATSMKWIEAKMKELGVTNNPNYKITFMLDSAAMITVHTPKRGVVEVKPLGVIWGKYAEFYNKKNTIMFDDIGRNFLMNPQNGLKIKPFMKAHLNREKDKELLKLSQYLKEIAKLEDFSELNHKHWERYLSKKQSQ